A genomic region of Arachis hypogaea cultivar Tifrunner chromosome 5, arahy.Tifrunner.gnm2.J5K5, whole genome shotgun sequence contains the following coding sequences:
- the LOC112799737 gene encoding uncharacterized protein, whose amino-acid sequence MEWRKCYLDLMLVPLGILMSICYHIWLWHKTRTHPFSTSIGINANARRFWVPAMLKDIEKKNILVAQSLRNLIMGSTLMATTSILLSAGLAAVISSTYSVKKPLDDITYGAHGEFMVALKYVTLLTIFLFSFFCHSLSIMFLNELAILICTPQEALSKSMVTPEYLNEILEKGSILNTVGNRIFYLALPLLLWIFGPILVLLCFMAMLPVFYNLDFVVCWSSSNHGKSNMIIINGKSDNNDYL is encoded by the exons atggagtGGAGAAAATGTTATCTGGATTTGATGTTAGTGCCATTAGGAATTCTTATGAGTATTTGTTATCATATTTGGTTGTGGCATAAGACTCGCACACACCCTTTTTCCACCTCTATCGGAATCAATGCCAATGCTCGACGCTTTTGGGTCCCTGCCATGTTGAAG GACATTGAAAAGAAGAACATCTTAGTAGCTCAAAGTCTCCGAAACCTTATAATGGGATCAACTCTTATGGCCACCACTTCCATTCTTCTCTCGGCGGGCTTGGCCGCCGTGATAAGCAGCACTTATAGCGTAAAAAAACCTCTAGACGATATTACCTATGGCGCACACGGCGAATTTATGGTGGCGCTCAAATATGTGACGCTTCTTACCATATTCTTATTCTCATTTTTCTGCCATAGCTTATCAATTATGTTCTTGAATGAATTGGCCATACTAATTTGCACACCACAAGAAGCACTCTCTAAGTCTATGGTAACACCGGAATATTTGAATGAGATTTTGGAGAAGGGAAGTATTTTGAACACTGTGGGGAACAGGATCTTCTACTTGGCACTCCCTTTATTGCTTTGGATCTTTGGCCCAATCCTTGTTTTGTTGTGCTTCATGGCTATGTTGCCGGTGTTTTACAATCTTGACTTTGTTGTTTGTTGGAGTTCTTCTAATCATGGGAAATCAAACATGATCATCATCAATGGCAAAAGTGATAATAATGACTATCTttga